The proteins below come from a single Flavobacterium lindanitolerans genomic window:
- a CDS encoding helix-turn-helix domain-containing protein, with translation MQPISEAASYTLKFINQTQRSLFLTGKAGTGKTTLLREIIQSTHKNTVVVAPTGIAALNAGGVTIHSMFQLPFAGFIPEYNKTPHFSDTIKFETKDTLKRHFKMNGTKKSVILNMELLIIDEVSMLRADLLDAIDFTMRSIRRKELPFGGAQVLFIGDLLQLPPVVKNEEWEVLKNYYRGKFFFHSHVMQQYPPLYIELSKIFRQTDDKFISILNNLRNNQVDAEDIKNLNQYVRPDFDLKQNKGYITLTTHNAKADAINEQSLVDLQEKQLTFLPEIIGDFPEKIYPVDERLNLKVGAQIMFVKNDLSLEKNYFNGKMGIVKSLSEQEILVHFPDENKTIEVERYEWQNIRYSVDPNTKEIVEDVLGTFTHYPIKLAWAITVHKSQGLTFDKALLDVSQVFLPGQAYVALSRLRSLEGLILLSPLQMNGISNDYDVMQYSNNKASEELLQSSLEKETLNFIHNYLKNSFDWKELAQEWRNHQYSYNEDAEKSEKSKHMQWAKRQAESIGALTEPATKFMRQLDKLFFDEAHDIQFVLERIQAAHDYFLKPLDQLVYEILWKLEEVKRVKKAKTFFQELYALEELQTKAVLRLMKAKRLIEIVASGQEICKENLDSQEIKSYKSKKLDAIREEFKNTHATLVDDDYDEERYMPKKKAKKLPKKSTVEETYELWQQNNSIPEIAGLRKLTQQTIVTHFVKLIQSGQVALSDILPEGVIQDLAEAFEGYNEESLNGLKEKYGNKFTWDELKLFRASQQ, from the coding sequence ATGCAACCAATATCTGAAGCAGCATCCTATACGCTCAAATTCATCAACCAAACCCAGCGTTCTCTATTCTTAACCGGTAAAGCCGGAACCGGAAAAACCACTCTTTTAAGAGAAATAATCCAATCAACGCATAAGAATACGGTAGTTGTGGCCCCAACAGGCATCGCCGCTTTGAACGCGGGAGGTGTTACGATTCATTCCATGTTTCAGCTTCCGTTTGCGGGTTTTATCCCGGAATATAATAAAACACCCCACTTTTCAGATACCATAAAGTTCGAAACCAAAGACACCTTAAAGCGCCATTTCAAGATGAATGGTACCAAAAAATCAGTGATTTTGAATATGGAATTGCTGATAATTGATGAAGTGAGTATGCTTCGGGCCGATTTATTGGATGCTATTGACTTTACAATGAGGAGTATACGAAGAAAAGAACTTCCGTTTGGTGGTGCTCAGGTTTTATTCATAGGTGATTTATTGCAGCTTCCGCCCGTTGTTAAAAATGAAGAATGGGAAGTCCTGAAAAACTACTACCGGGGAAAATTCTTTTTCCATTCACATGTAATGCAGCAATATCCGCCATTATACATTGAACTTTCAAAAATTTTTCGTCAGACCGATGATAAATTTATATCGATATTGAACAATCTCCGTAACAATCAGGTAGATGCAGAAGATATCAAAAATCTGAACCAGTATGTAAGGCCGGATTTTGACCTCAAACAGAATAAGGGATATATTACCCTGACAACGCATAATGCGAAAGCCGATGCTATAAACGAACAGTCATTAGTTGATTTACAGGAAAAACAACTGACATTTTTACCTGAAATTATTGGCGATTTCCCTGAAAAGATATATCCTGTTGATGAAAGGCTGAACCTAAAAGTTGGAGCCCAGATTATGTTTGTGAAAAATGACCTTTCATTGGAAAAGAATTATTTCAACGGAAAAATGGGCATCGTAAAATCGTTGTCTGAGCAGGAAATACTGGTTCATTTTCCGGATGAAAACAAGACCATTGAAGTAGAAAGATATGAATGGCAAAACATTAGATATTCTGTTGACCCCAATACAAAGGAAATCGTAGAGGATGTTTTAGGTACTTTTACCCATTATCCGATTAAATTAGCGTGGGCGATAACCGTTCATAAAAGCCAGGGATTAACTTTTGACAAAGCTTTGCTCGACGTATCGCAGGTTTTTCTTCCCGGGCAGGCCTATGTTGCTCTGTCGCGACTTCGTTCGTTAGAAGGGCTTATTTTGCTTTCTCCGTTGCAAATGAATGGCATTTCGAATGACTATGATGTCATGCAATATTCCAATAACAAGGCTTCTGAAGAACTATTGCAGTCTTCCCTGGAAAAAGAGACACTAAATTTTATTCATAACTATCTGAAAAACAGTTTTGATTGGAAAGAACTGGCACAGGAATGGCGCAACCATCAATACAGCTACAATGAAGATGCTGAAAAATCTGAAAAATCAAAGCATATGCAATGGGCGAAAAGGCAGGCAGAATCCATTGGTGCACTTACGGAACCGGCTACAAAATTCATGCGCCAGCTGGATAAGCTATTTTTTGATGAAGCGCATGATATTCAGTTTGTTTTGGAACGAATTCAGGCTGCCCACGATTATTTCTTAAAACCACTGGACCAGCTGGTTTATGAAATCCTGTGGAAATTGGAAGAAGTAAAACGCGTAAAGAAAGCAAAAACCTTTTTTCAGGAACTCTATGCTTTGGAAGAATTGCAGACAAAGGCCGTGTTACGTTTGATGAAAGCCAAAAGACTCATAGAAATTGTGGCATCAGGTCAGGAAATCTGTAAAGAGAATCTGGATTCACAGGAAATTAAATCCTATAAATCGAAAAAACTGGATGCCATTCGCGAGGAATTCAAGAATACTCACGCTACACTGGTAGATGATGATTATGATGAAGAGCGCTATATGCCAAAGAAAAAAGCGAAAAAGCTACCTAAAAAATCAACGGTGGAGGAAACCTATGAACTTTGGCAGCAAAACAATTCTATACCCGAAATCGCTGGTCTTCGCAAACTAACGCAACAGACCATAGTGACTCATTTTGTCAAATTAATCCAGTCCGGACAAGTGGCATTGTCAGACATTCTTCCGGAAGGCGTAATACAAGATTTGGCTGAAGCTTTTGAAGGCTACAACGAAGAATCTCTCAACGGATTGAAAGAAAAATACGGGAATAAATTTACCTGGGATGAACTGAAGTTATTCAGAGCTTCACAGCAGTAA
- the ybeY gene encoding rRNA maturation RNase YbeY, with protein MISFNYETEFELPNENEIEKWLSEVIVSESKKEGDINYIFCDDEYLHEINVKYLDHDTLTDIISFDYSIGNELHGDIFVSVERVADNAKDFNVSFDEELKRVLAHGILHFAGYKDKSEEDELLMRSKEDEKIAMFHVKQ; from the coding sequence ATGATTAGCTTTAATTACGAAACCGAGTTTGAATTGCCAAATGAGAATGAAATTGAGAAGTGGCTTTCAGAGGTTATTGTTTCAGAATCTAAAAAAGAAGGGGATATTAATTATATCTTCTGTGATGACGAATACCTGCATGAAATCAATGTCAAATATCTTGATCATGACACCTTAACGGATATTATTAGTTTTGATTATTCCATAGGTAATGAATTACATGGAGATATTTTCGTTTCAGTAGAAAGAGTAGCAGACAATGCAAAAGACTTTAACGTGAGTTTTGACGAAGAATTGAAAAGGGTGTTAGCTCATGGTATATTACACTTTGCTGGATACAAAGACAAATCTGAAGAAGATGAGTTATTGATGCGTTCAAAAGAAGATGAAAAGATTGCAATGTTCCACGTGAAACAATAG
- a CDS encoding class I SAM-dependent methyltransferase, with translation MTSTNHKHYQTVKDNSVSKEVFELLHDEDLDMLITSPQPKGTELSKYYESDDYISHTDGKRSIFEKAYHFIKNIALKNKLSLVNSLQKKGKLLDIGAGTGDFLLTAKNDGWNVIGVEPSEKARSIAAKKGIELKPVADFNDHSFDIITMWHVLEHVPDLQNQIKELKRLLKPNGAIIIAVPNFKSYDAKYYGEFWAAYDTPRHLWHFSKTAIKKLFQNENIELVKILPMKFDSFYVSLLSEKYKTGKMNFIKAFFIGLKSNWKAKEKFEYSSHIYVLKNAKN, from the coding sequence ATGACCTCAACAAATCATAAGCATTACCAAACTGTAAAAGACAATTCTGTTTCGAAAGAAGTTTTCGAGTTGTTACATGACGAAGATTTGGACATGCTGATTACTTCACCTCAACCAAAAGGCACAGAACTTTCCAAATATTACGAAAGTGACGATTATATATCGCATACAGATGGTAAACGTTCTATTTTTGAAAAAGCCTATCACTTCATAAAAAATATTGCCCTAAAAAATAAACTAAGCCTGGTTAATAGCCTGCAAAAAAAAGGAAAGCTTTTGGATATTGGTGCGGGAACCGGAGATTTTCTTTTAACAGCTAAAAATGACGGCTGGAATGTAATAGGTGTAGAGCCAAGTGAAAAAGCAAGGTCAATCGCAGCTAAAAAAGGAATAGAATTAAAACCGGTAGCTGATTTTAATGACCATTCTTTTGATATTATAACCATGTGGCACGTTTTAGAACACGTTCCGGATTTACAGAATCAAATAAAAGAACTAAAAAGATTGCTAAAGCCAAATGGCGCGATTATTATTGCCGTACCCAATTTTAAATCATACGATGCAAAATACTATGGTGAATTTTGGGCAGCATATGATACGCCAAGACATTTGTGGCATTTTTCAAAAACGGCAATCAAAAAATTATTTCAAAACGAAAATATTGAGCTTGTAAAAATCCTGCCGATGAAATTTGATTCATTTTATGTAAGTCTTCTATCTGAAAAATACAAAACCGGAAAAATGAATTTTATTAAAGCATTTTTTATCGGTTTGAAGTCAAATTGGAAAGCAAAGGAGAAATTTGAATATTCTTCGCACATTTATGTGCTAAAAAACGCTAAAAATTAA
- a CDS encoding DoxX family membrane protein, translating to MNNTASILILVFLAVTFLQSGYDKVIDWQGNVGWLKGHFEKTFIKNSVPQSLMLILVLEIAAGILCVAGIIQMLMNKGTTFGFYGSVVSAVTLIFLLFGQRIAKDYDGARTIAIYFVPAILGVFFMQ from the coding sequence ATGAACAACACTGCTTCTATTTTGATTTTAGTATTTTTGGCCGTAACCTTTTTACAATCAGGCTATGACAAGGTAATTGACTGGCAAGGTAATGTAGGCTGGCTCAAAGGTCATTTTGAGAAAACATTCATCAAAAACAGTGTACCACAATCCCTGATGCTAATTCTTGTTTTGGAAATAGCAGCAGGAATTCTTTGCGTTGCCGGTATTATACAGATGCTTATGAATAAAGGAACTACTTTTGGTTTTTACGGTTCTGTTGTTTCTGCTGTTACGCTGATTTTTCTATTATTCGGACAGCGTATTGCCAAAGATTATGATGGTGCCAGAACTATTGCCATCTATTTTGTTCCGGCTATTTTAGGTGTTTTTTTCATGCAATAA
- a CDS encoding ATP-binding protein, which yields MLFSEILGQEHIKSHLTKSADAGRIPHAQLFVGPEGCGTLPMALAYAQYVLCRNSGGENQGENEACNLKFNNISHPDLHFIYPTVSTDDVKSKPKSLDFIADWRSFLMERPYGGLFDWYKYLGVQNKQGLIRVEDAQEVLKSLSLKSYEGGYKIMIVWMADKMNIEASNKLLKILEEPPEKTLFILISEDEESIIQTIRSRCQVLHFNGIHENIIADALVSREKIDPREAKKIAHQAQGNFSKALHLLHEDSEEQPFEQWFVLWVRAAFRAKGNASAINDLIAWSEQIAGLGREAQKKFLHFCIEMFRQALLLNYQASSLVYMEPKVEKFKLENFAPFVNGNNINDIYKELSDAVYHIERNGNAKIILTDLSIKLTRLIHKK from the coding sequence ATGCTATTTTCAGAAATCCTAGGACAAGAACATATCAAAAGCCACCTTACGAAAAGTGCTGATGCCGGAAGAATTCCGCATGCACAATTGTTTGTTGGTCCTGAAGGTTGTGGAACATTACCTATGGCTCTGGCCTATGCGCAATATGTGTTATGCCGGAATTCAGGTGGTGAAAATCAGGGCGAAAACGAGGCCTGTAATTTGAAATTCAATAACATTTCACATCCTGACCTGCATTTTATCTATCCTACGGTTTCGACAGATGATGTAAAGTCCAAGCCAAAAAGTCTTGACTTTATTGCTGATTGGCGCTCCTTTTTAATGGAAAGGCCTTATGGCGGATTGTTTGACTGGTATAAATATCTGGGCGTTCAAAACAAACAGGGACTGATTCGCGTAGAAGATGCCCAGGAAGTTTTAAAATCGCTTTCACTAAAATCCTATGAAGGTGGTTATAAAATCATGATTGTCTGGATGGCAGACAAGATGAATATTGAAGCTTCCAACAAGCTTTTGAAAATCCTTGAGGAACCACCTGAAAAAACACTTTTTATTCTGATTTCTGAAGATGAGGAATCTATCATACAGACAATACGTTCGCGCTGCCAGGTACTTCATTTCAACGGAATCCATGAAAATATTATTGCTGACGCATTAGTTTCACGTGAAAAGATAGACCCTCGTGAAGCTAAAAAAATTGCACATCAGGCACAAGGAAATTTTAGCAAAGCATTACACCTGCTGCATGAAGACAGCGAAGAACAGCCTTTTGAGCAATGGTTTGTTTTATGGGTACGTGCGGCTTTTCGTGCCAAAGGAAACGCATCAGCCATCAACGACCTGATTGCCTGGAGTGAACAAATTGCCGGCCTGGGACGTGAAGCGCAGAAGAAATTTTTGCATTTTTGTATCGAAATGTTCCGTCAGGCATTGCTGCTGAACTATCAGGCATCAAGCCTGGTTTATATGGAACCTAAAGTTGAAAAATTCAAGCTGGAAAACTTTGCTCCATTTGTTAATGGCAACAATATCAATGATATTTACAAAGAGCTTTCTGATGCCGTTTATCATATTGAACGAAACGGAAATGCGAAGATTATTTTAACCGACCTATCTATCAAACTAACCCGATTAATCCACAAAAAATAG
- a CDS encoding LysM peptidoglycan-binding domain-containing protein codes for MNKTKIALFLVPFFSLNIFAQDAVSQEAAPQITAPKLSILDSIKNTFVDHEVASCVDKEWMDELTNQDLFKEMEFDIAHMNPDEKVDYDLSTDLLKARLKEMDAKSPFNIEYNQGLENIIKSFLKNRKKSYERLMAISEYYFPMFEAALAKYDVPLEIKYLAVVESALNPHARSRVGATGLWQFMFATGKQYNLDVSSYIDERSDPLKATEAACQYLSNMFKIFGDWDLVLASYNAGPGNVSKAIRRSGGQQNYWNIRKNLPKETQGYVPAFLATMYIYEYHKEHGIEPKRAAISYFATDTVMVKREMTFKQISDLLDIPESQIKLLNPGYKLDVIPFVKGKNHYLRLPLPKIAVFTSNEDKIYAYAQIEEDKREKPYFSRKSTLPAGGNTTETAIASTDSKSPYIDYSEEPEIVKGSKIVTKTKYHTVKKGDNIGEISQKYGVSIAEIKKWNRLKNNNVMLGAKLKIQTSERVATTVVKKTPKPAAKTKETTETAIAAVEKQEAKTKEVATDDTDNKEDDKSEFYVVQKGDNLNSIARKYGVTVAEIKEWNNLEDTNVLSGSKLKLIPNENAPVIETKAEKAQQQIASSAKVHQYLVQKGDSLFSIAKKYPGVTVENIKKWNDIRNENIKPGMKLKIQG; via the coding sequence ATGAATAAAACCAAAATAGCACTTTTTTTAGTACCCTTTTTCTCCTTAAATATTTTTGCCCAGGATGCCGTTTCACAAGAAGCAGCTCCGCAAATTACAGCTCCAAAATTATCTATTTTAGACTCTATAAAAAACACATTTGTTGACCATGAAGTTGCTTCTTGTGTTGATAAGGAATGGATGGATGAATTGACCAATCAGGATCTTTTTAAAGAAATGGAATTCGATATTGCTCATATGAATCCTGACGAAAAAGTAGATTACGATTTATCTACTGATTTGTTAAAAGCCCGTTTGAAAGAAATGGACGCTAAATCACCGTTCAACATAGAGTACAATCAGGGTCTTGAAAATATCATCAAATCATTCCTGAAAAACAGGAAAAAATCCTACGAACGATTGATGGCGATTTCTGAATATTATTTTCCAATGTTTGAAGCCGCCCTTGCCAAATACGACGTGCCTTTAGAAATCAAATATTTAGCCGTTGTTGAATCTGCTTTGAACCCGCACGCAAGGTCAAGAGTAGGAGCGACAGGTCTTTGGCAGTTTATGTTTGCTACCGGAAAACAATACAATCTGGATGTTTCTTCCTATATTGATGAAAGAAGCGATCCTTTGAAAGCTACTGAAGCTGCCTGCCAATATCTTTCAAATATGTTCAAAATATTTGGAGACTGGGATTTGGTTTTGGCTTCATATAATGCCGGTCCCGGAAATGTGTCAAAAGCAATCAGACGTTCCGGCGGACAGCAAAACTACTGGAATATCCGAAAAAATCTTCCAAAAGAAACACAGGGTTATGTTCCGGCTTTCCTCGCTACAATGTACATTTACGAATACCACAAAGAGCATGGAATTGAACCAAAAAGAGCGGCTATAAGCTATTTTGCTACCGATACGGTTATGGTAAAGCGCGAAATGACTTTCAAGCAAATCTCTGACCTGTTGGATATACCGGAATCTCAAATCAAGCTTTTGAACCCGGGTTATAAATTAGATGTAATTCCTTTCGTTAAAGGGAAAAATCATTACCTGAGGCTTCCACTTCCAAAGATTGCAGTATTCACATCTAATGAAGACAAGATTTATGCCTATGCACAAATCGAAGAAGATAAAAGAGAAAAGCCTTATTTTTCAAGAAAGTCAACTTTGCCAGCAGGTGGCAATACAACAGAAACCGCTATCGCTTCTACAGATTCGAAAAGTCCTTATATAGATTATTCTGAAGAACCGGAAATTGTAAAAGGCAGTAAAATTGTAACCAAAACAAAATACCATACGGTTAAAAAAGGTGACAACATTGGCGAGATTTCCCAGAAATATGGTGTATCTATTGCTGAAATCAAGAAATGGAACCGTTTAAAAAACAATAATGTTATGCTGGGCGCTAAGTTAAAAATTCAAACTAGCGAAAGAGTGGCTACCACAGTAGTAAAGAAAACTCCAAAACCGGCTGCCAAAACAAAAGAAACTACAGAAACCGCTATAGCTGCTGTTGAAAAGCAGGAAGCAAAAACAAAAGAGGTTGCTACTGATGATACAGACAACAAGGAAGACGACAAATCTGAATTTTATGTAGTTCAAAAAGGTGACAATCTTAATTCTATTGCCAGAAAATATGGTGTAACCGTTGCAGAAATTAAAGAATGGAATAATCTTGAAGACACAAATGTATTGTCTGGAAGCAAGTTAAAATTAATTCCTAACGAAAATGCTCCGGTAATCGAAACCAAAGCAGAAAAAGCACAACAACAGATTGCTTCTTCTGCCAAAGTACACCAATACCTTGTCCAAAAAGGAGACTCGCTTTTCAGCATCGCAAAAAAATATCCGGGAGTTACGGTTGAAAATATCAAAAAATGGAATGATATTCGCAACGAAAACATCAAACCTGGAATGAAGCTTAAAATCCAAGGATAA
- a CDS encoding phosphoglycerate kinase, with the protein MKTLNDFNFKNRKALIRVDFNVPLDENFKVVDATRIEAAKPTIDKILADGGSVILMSHLGRPKAKEPKYSLEHILEKTAEVLGKEVKFANDCIGPVAEEAAKNLKPGEILLLENLRYYPEEEAGDIEFSKKLASLGDIYVNDAFGTAHRAHASTTIIAQFFPNDKCFGTLLAKEIESLNKVLKHSEKPVTAVLGGSKVSSKITVIENILDKIDHMIIGGGMTFTFIKALGGKIGDSICEDDKMDLALEILKKAKEKNVEIHLPVDVVAANAFSNDAETKITDVKNIPDGWQGLDAGPKSLEDFKKVILNSKTILWNGPLGVFEMEKFSHGTIALGEFIAEATQKGAFSLVGGGDSVAAVKQFGLEPKMSYVSTGGGAMLEMLEGKSLPGIDAIIS; encoded by the coding sequence ATGAAAACTTTGAACGACTTCAATTTCAAAAACAGAAAAGCACTAATCAGGGTAGATTTCAATGTTCCTTTAGACGAGAATTTTAAAGTAGTTGATGCCACCCGAATTGAAGCGGCAAAGCCAACAATTGATAAAATTCTTGCTGATGGCGGAAGCGTAATCCTGATGTCACATTTAGGAAGGCCAAAAGCCAAAGAACCAAAATATTCTCTGGAACACATTCTTGAAAAAACAGCAGAAGTTCTGGGCAAAGAAGTAAAATTTGCGAATGACTGCATAGGTCCGGTAGCAGAGGAAGCAGCAAAAAATCTTAAACCGGGCGAAATCCTGCTTTTGGAAAATCTTCGTTACTATCCTGAAGAAGAAGCCGGAGATATTGAATTTTCAAAGAAATTGGCTTCATTAGGAGACATCTATGTGAATGATGCTTTCGGAACGGCTCACAGAGCGCATGCCTCAACAACAATTATTGCGCAGTTCTTTCCAAACGACAAATGTTTCGGAACCCTTTTAGCTAAAGAAATTGAAAGTCTCAATAAGGTGCTTAAACATTCTGAAAAGCCGGTAACAGCTGTATTAGGTGGCTCAAAAGTTTCTTCAAAAATTACGGTTATTGAAAACATACTCGATAAAATTGACCATATGATTATTGGTGGAGGAATGACCTTTACTTTTATCAAAGCCCTGGGAGGCAAAATTGGCGATTCAATTTGTGAAGATGACAAAATGGACCTGGCACTGGAGATTTTAAAGAAAGCAAAAGAGAAAAATGTCGAAATCCATCTTCCTGTTGATGTAGTTGCGGCTAACGCATTTTCGAATGATGCTGAAACAAAAATAACAGACGTTAAAAATATTCCTGACGGTTGGCAAGGACTTGATGCAGGTCCGAAATCGCTGGAAGATTTCAAAAAGGTCATTTTAAATTCCAAAACCATTTTATGGAACGGTCCGTTGGGCGTTTTTGAAATGGAAAAATTTTCACATGGAACGATAGCTTTGGGAGAATTTATTGCAGAAGCCACTCAAAAAGGTGCTTTTTCTCTTGTTGGCGGTGGTGATTCTGTTGCTGCGGTAAAACAGTTTGGTTTGGAGCCAAAAATGAGCTATGTTTCTACTGGGGGCGGGGCAATGCTGGAAATGCTGGAAGGAAAATCACTACCTGGAATTGATGCCATAATAAGTTAA
- a CDS encoding OmpH family outer membrane protein, which produces MKKSIVAIAIAISLFSCNKAEEKSTSEKTAYIDTVKLMEEYTESKDLQAKFEEKSKVMGRELELEIKKFQEEADNFRRNAQANGPEWAQRKGSELQKKEQQLTYAQQAMSQQLQKEAAVERDSVVSKVRKYIKDYGKKNGYSYIYGTGDAATVLYAKEGYDITDKIVKELNDNYKAPEKTETKDTAKTEEKK; this is translated from the coding sequence ATGAAAAAATCAATAGTAGCCATTGCAATAGCAATCTCATTATTTTCTTGCAACAAAGCCGAAGAAAAAAGCACATCAGAAAAAACAGCGTATATCGATACTGTAAAATTGATGGAAGAATATACAGAATCGAAAGACCTTCAGGCCAAGTTTGAAGAAAAATCGAAAGTTATGGGCAGAGAATTGGAACTTGAAATTAAAAAATTCCAGGAAGAAGCCGATAATTTCCGTAGAAATGCACAGGCTAATGGACCGGAATGGGCACAGAGAAAAGGCTCTGAGTTGCAGAAAAAAGAACAGCAACTAACTTATGCCCAGCAAGCTATGAGCCAACAGTTGCAAAAAGAAGCAGCTGTTGAAAGGGATTCTGTAGTTAGTAAAGTAAGAAAATACATAAAAGATTACGGTAAAAAGAATGGTTATTCTTATATCTACGGAACAGGTGATGCTGCTACGGTTCTATATGCAAAAGAAGGATATGACATCACGGATAAAATAGTTAAAGAATTGAATGACAATTATAAAGCTCCAGAAAAAACAGAAACAAAGGATACTGCAAAAACTGAAGAGAAAAAATAA
- the mnmG gene encoding tRNA uridine-5-carboxymethylaminomethyl(34) synthesis enzyme MnmG has protein sequence MFQETYDVIVVGAGHAGSEAAAAAANLGSKTLLVTMSLQNIAQMSCNPAMGGIAKGQIVREIDALGGYSGIVSDKTAIQFKMLNKSKGPAMWSPRVQSDRMRFAEEWRLILERTPNLDFYQEMVKGLIIEDGKIKGIKTSLGIEIKAKSVVLTNGTFLNGLIHIGEKQFGGGRAGEGAAYGITEDLVRAGFTSGRMKTGTPPRVDGRSLDYSKMEEQPGDVNPDKFSYSDETKPLTHQKSCYMTYTSLQVHDLLREGFDRSPMFNGRIKSLGPRYCPSIEDKINRFADKERHQLFVEPEGWNTVEVYVNGFSTSLPEEVQFKALRSVVGFENVKFFRPGYAIEYDYFPPTQLKHTLETKLVEGLYFAGQINGTTGYEEAASQGLMAGINAHLKVHEKDPLILRRDEAYIGVLIDDLITKGTEEPYRMFTSRAEYRTLLRQDNADFRLTPKSFEIGLASESRMRRMEKKLNESEAMVNFFKDTSVTVAETNPILEEKGSALISQPDKMFKVFSRPQIDLEDILKFEKVAQYVQDNNLDKEVLEQAEIQVKYSGYIEKEKNNADKLTRLEDVKIPESFDYDKIKSLSHEAREKFKKIRPVTLSQASRISGVSPSDISVLLIHMGR, from the coding sequence ATGTTTCAAGAAACCTACGATGTGATTGTGGTTGGAGCCGGACACGCTGGTTCTGAAGCGGCCGCGGCAGCGGCCAATTTGGGTTCGAAAACCTTATTGGTTACAATGAGCTTGCAGAACATAGCCCAGATGTCGTGTAATCCGGCAATGGGAGGAATAGCAAAGGGACAAATCGTGAGAGAAATTGACGCCCTCGGCGGATATTCCGGAATTGTTTCAGACAAAACGGCCATACAGTTCAAGATGCTCAATAAATCAAAAGGTCCGGCAATGTGGTCGCCAAGAGTTCAAAGCGACAGGATGCGTTTTGCAGAAGAATGGAGATTGATACTGGAAAGAACACCAAATCTTGATTTCTATCAGGAAATGGTAAAAGGGTTGATTATTGAAGATGGTAAGATAAAAGGAATCAAGACATCGCTCGGAATCGAAATAAAAGCAAAGTCTGTAGTTCTCACCAATGGAACTTTCCTGAACGGATTGATTCATATCGGAGAAAAACAATTTGGTGGTGGTAGGGCAGGTGAAGGAGCCGCTTATGGTATCACTGAAGATTTGGTTCGTGCCGGATTTACCTCAGGAAGAATGAAAACAGGAACGCCACCACGTGTAGATGGACGTTCTTTAGATTATTCTAAAATGGAAGAACAGCCGGGTGATGTAAACCCGGATAAGTTTTCTTATTCTGACGAAACTAAACCTTTAACGCATCAAAAATCATGTTATATGACCTATACGTCGTTACAGGTTCATGATTTACTACGAGAAGGATTTGACCGTTCTCCAATGTTTAATGGAAGAATCAAAAGCCTTGGACCAAGATATTGCCCATCGATTGAAGATAAGATTAATCGTTTTGCAGATAAGGAAAGACACCAATTGTTTGTAGAACCAGAAGGATGGAATACGGTTGAAGTCTATGTAAATGGATTTTCCACATCACTACCGGAAGAAGTACAGTTCAAGGCACTTCGTTCTGTGGTTGGTTTTGAGAATGTGAAATTCTTCAGACCGGGTTATGCCATCGAATATGATTATTTCCCGCCTACGCAGTTAAAACATACATTGGAAACGAAACTGGTTGAAGGTTTGTATTTCGCCGGACAGATTAATGGAACTACAGGTTATGAAGAAGCTGCATCGCAAGGATTAATGGCCGGTATCAATGCGCATTTAAAAGTGCATGAAAAAGACCCGCTAATTTTAAGAAGAGATGAAGCTTATATTGGGGTGCTTATTGATGACCTGATTACGAAAGGAACGGAAGAACCCTATCGTATGTTTACTTCGAGGGCAGAATATAGAACCTTATTACGTCAGGATAATGCAGATTTCAGATTAACACCAAAATCTTTTGAGATTGGCTTAGCTTCTGAATCCCGTATGCGCAGAATGGAGAAGAAATTAAACGAATCAGAAGCAATGGTTAATTTCTTTAAAGATACGAGCGTAACAGTTGCAGAAACGAATCCGATACTGGAAGAAAAAGGTTCTGCCCTGATTTCGCAACCCGACAAAATGTTTAAAGTTTTCTCACGCCCGCAGATTGATTTAGAAGACATCCTGAAATTTGAAAAGGTAGCTCAATATGTTCAGGACAACAATCTTGATAAGGAAGTATTAGAGCAAGCCGAAATCCAGGTGAAATATTCAGGCTATATTGAAAAAGAAAAAAATAATGCTGATAAGCTGACGCGTTTGGAAGATGTGAAAATTCCGGAATCCTTCGATTATGATAAGATTAAATCATTGTCGCATGAAGCCCGTGAAAAGTTCAAAAAAATACGCCCGGTAACATTATCACAAGCTTCACGTATTAGCGGAGTTTCTCCAAGCGATATTTCCGTATTACTAATTCATATGGGAAGATAA